In Methanohalobium evestigatum Z-7303, the DNA window TGTTTCATAAGAAGATATATGCTGTTTGAGTATAAAGAGCTACGTATCAAACTATAATTGATTTATACACCTGATTAAGTTTTTTGTTCTACTCTAAAATGTAACTACTGTAACGGTATATTTATCAAACTTATATCTATATATTTTAGTAGGGTATAATGACAGATAACAAAGAATATGCTAGCTCTCATCTTAAGGAATTTTTTTATTTATTTAACAATATGAATGATGCAGCATTTGTACATGACCTTGCTGGCAATTTCCTGGACATTAATAATACAGCTATCCAAAGATTAGGGTATCCAAAAGATGAATTACTTTCAATGGGACCCCATAGTATAGATGCTCCAGAATATGCAGAAAAAGTTAATAACATCATAAAACAGATTAGCGAAGAAAAACAGCTAACCTTCGAAAGTGTGCATATTACAAAAAGTGGCGAAAGGATACCTGTAGAAATCAGTTCCAATATAATCCAATACAAAGAACAACCAGCGATTCTTAGTATTGCACGTGATATCACCGAAAGAAAAAGAGCGGAACTTAATGAAAAAAGGTATAGATTACTTTTTGAAAAAGCAGATGATGCTATTTTTATCTTAGAAGGAGAAGGTGATGGTACAGGAAATATTGTTGATGCAAATCAAAAAGCAGCAGATATCCACGGCTATTCCTTAGATGAAATTCTTAACATGCATATAACAGATCTGGGTACACAAAGTGTTGCCGATGAGTTTCCTCTCCGATTGAAGCGTGTCTTTGAGGGTGAATGGATAAAAGATGAATTGAACCATCTGGATAAAAATGGTAATGTTATCTGGATGGAAGTAAATGCAGGACAAGTGGAACTGGATGGTCACAAATATATATTCGCCATTGAAAGAGATATCACCTGGAGGATACAACTGGAAACAAATCTTAAACAAGAACATGATCAGTTAGAAAAACAAAACCAGATAAGAAGTATATTAACAGGAATACTCCCTACTTTATTAAAGGAAAGTCCCAAAGAAAAGAGGAGAGTAATTCTCAAACAGATGCTTGATATGATTGAAAAGTGTATGTTTCAT includes these proteins:
- a CDS encoding PAS domain S-box protein, encoding MTDNKEYASSHLKEFFYLFNNMNDAAFVHDLAGNFLDINNTAIQRLGYPKDELLSMGPHSIDAPEYAEKVNNIIKQISEEKQLTFESVHITKSGERIPVEISSNIIQYKEQPAILSIARDITERKRAELNEKRYRLLFEKADDAIFILEGEGDGTGNIVDANQKAADIHGYSLDEILNMHITDLGTQSVADEFPLRLKRVFEGEWIKDELNHLDKNGNVIWMEVNAGQVELDGHKYIFAIERDITWRIQLETNLKQEHDQLEKQNQIRSILTGILPTLLKESPKEKRRVILKQMLDMIEKCMFHGECLNMTQFEYNNINTSNVGYMSCEVINQLGGDFSVDTSNQNDVQFAIKGTGCPWGIEQAKMNPILCNLTNGIIARTVSNVYKNPNVKTMKTMGNGDECCYFLIHH